CAAAAGATATCCCCCCACCCAGTACACCCACTCCCCACTCCTCACCCTTTACTCCTCACTCTTTACTCCTCACCCCTTACTCCTAAAACCCCAACACAAAACAAAAGCAGACAACTCCACTAGCGGAATTGCCTGCTTAATATCGAAGCTAAAGTAAACGGGGAAGCTGCGCCTAGTTCAGCAGTCCGGTATCCCTGTATCGGCGCAACTTGTTGCGGATTGTCCGCGCGCTTATGCCAAGCTTTTCAGCTGCGCGCTGCTGGTTGTTGTTTGTATCAGCCAACGCTTTCATAATCATCACCCGTTCCATATCATCGATGGTCTGGGGTATACGCTTGCCACTTACAACATCCCCGTCACCGCCAGGCTCAGCATCATTAAAGAAGTCGTTGAAAACATCCTCCACTTCAATGATCTCGCGGTCTGCTGACAGGATAACACCCCGATGAATTACGTTCTCGAGTTGCCGCACGTTACCTGGCCAAGGAAAATCGGCCAGTTTGGCAGCCAGATCGGCACCAATACGTTTTTCAGGCAATTCGTAGAGCGTTGTGTATTTGTTCACAAAGTGCTTCACCAGCTGCGGCACATCGGAGAGCCGATCGCGCAGCGCCGGCACCGAAAGCGGAAAGACCGAGAGGCGATGAAAAAGGTCTTCTCTGAAAATACCTTCCTGAATGGCTTCATTCAGATTACGGTTACTGGTCGCAATGACGCGAACATCGACCTTCTTAACATCTGATGAACCAATTTTTTGAAACTCGCTTTCCTGGAGGACACGCAACAGTTTCGCCTGTACAACCAGATCAATTTCTGTAATCTCATCCAACAACAGCGTGCCATTGTTAGCAACCTCAAATGCACCGGTCATGTCATCGATTGCACCCGTAAAAGCGCCCTTCCGGTGTCCAAAGAGGTGACTCTCTACCAGTTCTTTGGGCAGGTTTGCACAGTTCAGGGTTATGTAAGGCCCATTTGCACGGTCGCTCATCTGGTGAATGAGCTTGGCAAGGATCTCCTTACCAGTCCCGCTTTCACCTTGAATAAAAACGGGTGCCTTGTTTTTGCTTACCCTGGGCAAGAGCTGCTTGAGCTTCTTGATGCGTGGATGCTCACCAACATACGTCACCGTTGTTTGGCCACGCGCTTTGTTCTTCCGGGATCGAGGATGTGCGACGAGCGGCATTTCCTCTTCTTTCGTTGCCAGGCATTTTTGAACCCGCTCAACAAGCTCCGTTGTAGAGAAGGGCTTCGGGATGTAATCAATCGCGCCGTTTTTCATCGAACGCACCGCATGTTGCACATTGGAGTGCGCGGTTATCATGATGACCTTAATACCCGGGTGCTCCTTGCGGATGTATGACAACAATTCGAGCCCATCCATATCGGGCATCACGAAGTCAGTTACTACAAGATTGTAAGCTGTTTTCTTAAGGGCTTCAATCGCCTGTGTTGCATCCGAGCAACACGTCACTTTCATCCCGTGACGCGCAAAGAGCCGCTCAAACAATCCGTGTAGTAAATGCTCATCATCAACGAAAAGAATTTGTGCCTTTTGCTCCATTAAATAATACAGTGAGCTAGAGAGTTATGGGGACAACCACGGTACGCGTGAACCAGATATAAATAGAGGTATTTGTATCGAAGAAGGGCCTAACCAACTGGTCCAGAGATGTACGTGTCGAAATGCATACTGCCAGATGCTCAAATCTTATACCAACAGACCAACCACACATCCAGCTTTGTTCAAGATCAGGCGCCTTCTTACTGAGGAAGCCTTGTTGTGTTCTGACTTTTTATTTAAGAAAGTTGGCAATATGGCCGAAAACTGAAGATCTGGATCTTACAAAAAAAATAAGCCCTTTTTTATCCAACCACTCCCCTGTCCGCTTGCGATATTTTGCCGGCTATGATCCCGCGCGATCCTTTCGGCAATTATTTCCCTGAACCGTTTCTTTTTCCTATCAATCCAGCTTTTTTTCAGCTCAGCTTAACCCCGCTCCAAAACAGCCGATATTTATCTTCCATTCTCTACACAAATAGCCCTGCGGCCTTTTTTTGAGCTATTTGGACCACTCTCTCTTGTTAAAGCCAGCCTCCCCCCGTAACACGCGATTCGCCAGAAAACCATTTATCGCGGGGTTTGAATGTTTTACATCTGCCACACAAACACACTCTTTTTGTGGTGGCACGAAGGTTGAAACTGCCTGAGATCGCAATCTATAATGCGGAAACTCAAGCAACAACATGATTGAAACAGAACGAATAACTTTGCTTGGCAACGCACTCAAAGCCTACAACTGGCGGTTGAAAGCGTTGACCAGCAACCTGGCGAACATGGATACCCCTGGGTACCAGCGCATGTCCGTCAAGTTTGAAGAGACGCTGCAGGAAGTACGGCATGCTGTACCTGGCCTGCGCCACTCTACTGAAATCCAGCCGCGCATGAAAGTCGGCGAAACAGGACCAGTGCTTGAAGACGAACTCATGAATCTGGCCGATACCCAGATGCGCACGCAGTTCAGCACCAAGACACTACACGATCATTTCCAGATGCTCCGCACAAGTATCACGGGCCGGCAGTAATTTTTCATCTCTATAATCTCTGGTTATGTTAATCAATAAACACACATTCTCAGCTTACCAGACGGTAGCACGCGGACTCGAGGCGCAACGGATTGCGATCAGTACGACTACGGAGAACATCGCCAACGCCTCTACTACGCGAACGGCCGATGGCTCACCTTACGCCCTCAAACGCAGCCTGCACGAAGTACCCGATGCACGCTACAAACGCTTTGAAAACATCCTCAACCAGATGCAAAGCGACATGGACGTAAGCAACAATCGACATTTTGAAGGCACTTCCCTGCGCCGGCGACTTTCAGGTAGCGAAATGGGCCCCCTGACAACGGTTGAGTCTAATCAGAACTTCCGGACGGAATACGACCCTTCTCATCCACATTCAGATGAGAACGGATACGTTCAATATCCAGATATCAATGTTGTCGAGGAAATGGCGCGGCTTATTTCAGCCAACCGTATTTACGAAGCCAACCTCTCAGCTTTTCAGACAGCCAAGGAAATGACCAAAAAGACACTGGAAATCTGATCCAGTTTTTTCTCTTTCCAAGCAAGCAATACGTCAAACGTAATTTAGTATCGCCCTTTTTACTATGAGCAATACGATTAATCCTCTCGGCGCTTCCAGATCAAATCTTTCGCGCTCCGTTCAACCCTCTGACATAGACGAAGACGGTGGCCGCCAGGACGCCAAACGGGTTGACCTGCCTCACGCAGGCACGCAAGCGAATAAAGATGCGGCAGACCAGGCCAGCGCCCGGGACGCGGTAAACAAGGCCCTTACCCATGAGCCGGCCAATGTCGCAGACCCTGGCGCACGCACAGCCGCCAGATTTGGCTCAACACTGGAAGGCGCCATCGACCGCGTAAAGGGCAATGACGTAAATCAGCAACAGGTGCTCGATGGGCTCTCAGCTGACGAACAGCAACTGATCTACAGATACTTCCCAGCTTCTCCCAGTCTCGAACTCAGGCTCTACAAGCCCGACATGTCGACCGACAAAGTTGACCCGGGCTCTGTTGGCTCACGGGTTGACCTGCGAGGCTAAACCAAGTTTACACATCACACCCGACATGACTATTACAGATATACAGCAACTCCAGGTAACCAATCTGCTGCAACTCGATGACCGGGATGCACTACCCCAGATTCAGTACCCTGACGCACCCGGCGCTGAGCCATTCCGCAATGCCTTTACGTTTGCCATCGATCAGGTAGACCAGGCGCAGTCTGTAGCCAGCAACCAGGTGGAGTCGTTCATTGCCGGCGAGCAGGAAAACCTGCACGAAGTAATGATTAAGCTCAATCAGGCAAAAACCTCATTTCAGCTCATGGTTGAAGTACGCAACAAAATGATGGAAGCGTATCAGGAGCTGTTCCGCATGCAGGTTTAGTAACCGGTTTGCCTACACAAACCTAACACATCTTTACAGCAGCAAATACTGGTTATCGATAGCCAGTATTTGCTGCACACGTACACAACCTCAGTGTACACCCTAACACAGCACATCAACGATCACGCGTAGATCAAGTCGAACGTGGAATGGAGAACTTTTTAGAAAATCTGAAGGCATTTTTTAGCCGGCTGTCAATGCAGCAACGGCTGGGTATCGGGCTTGTTGTCGGCGTTGCGCTCATTTGTCTGGTCAGTATCGGATATTGGGCCCAACAAACCGAATACAGCTTGCTGTTTGGTAATCTCTCAGAATCTTCAGCAAGCCAGGTGGTAGAAACCCTTGCTGCAGAGAACATTGATTACCAGTTAAAGGAAGGCGGGACAACCATTTATGTCCCCAGTGATAAAGTGTATGACCTGAGACTGCGTTTTGCTGGCGAAGGCATGGTATCCGACGGTTCTTCCGGGTATGAAATCTTCGACCAAAACACCCTGGGCATGACCGATTTCATGCAGAAACTGAACTTGCGGCGCGCCCTCGAAGGCGAACTTGCACGTACCATTTCGAATATTACCCAGGTTGACGCAGCGCGTGTCCACCTCGTCATTCCCGAGCGGTCTCCGTTTCGGGAAACACAGACAGAGGCCTCAGCATCAGTTGTACTCGATCTGAACTCAGGGTCGCGGCTTTCGCTTGGCCATATCGAAGGTATGATTGCCCTCGTATCGGGCGCAGTAGAAGGCTTGGGACCGGCAGATGTAAACATTCTCGATACAGACGGCAACATGCTCTCTGACCCGGATGCCGGCGACTCAGACGCACGCCTGACCTCCAACCAGCTCCGGCTGCAAGCAGAAAAGGAAGGCCACCTGGCTGAAAAAGCACAGTCTTTACTCGACCAGATGCTTGGTAGCGGAAATTCTGTTATCCGGGTTAACCTCGAACTCGACTTTTCGCGGTCGATCAAGGAAAGCAACACCATCGACCCAGAAAGCCAAACAGTGATCGCTGAAGAGCGGCTACAGGAAGAAGGTGATGCAGACAATGCCAGTTCTTCGGTGCGCAATTACGAAGTAAGCCGCTCCGTTCAAACAGTCGAAAAGTCTGTTGGTGATATTTCATACCTGTCGGTCTCTGTTATCCTGGATTACAAAGAGGATCCGGATGCTGCTGCTGAGGCTGGTACGTCGTACATCCCCTATCCCGAAGAGGAGGTCACGAAAATTGAAAACCTGGTTAAAGAATCTGTTGGCTGGCGAGCGGACCGCGGTGACGGCTTTGCAATCAGTCAGTTGATGTTTGATACATCTACAGAAGACGTAATGACAGCCCAGTTTGCCACGCAGCAACGACGAGAACAGACGGAAATGTTTATCCGCTATGGCCTGATGATTCTGGCACTCGGCCTGGCCGGCTGGTTGATCAAATCTGCAATGCAGAAAGCAAAAGAAACCGTTGCGCAGCCACCAGCAGGATCGCCACGCATGATTGAAGGCCGGCTGCAAGTTAACGAGTCAGGTGAGCTTACGAGCAATGCGCCGCAGCTTATTGCCGGCCCCAATGGCACGATGATCCCGGCGCCACAAGGCCAGGAGGGCGAAGATCTGATTCTGCTCGACGATTTCTATACGAGCAAACTCTCCCCCGAAGCCAAGGCAAAACTGAAAGCCAAGCAAAAAATGCTGGAAGAAATGAAGCAGTCTATTATGGCAGATCCGCAGGAAGCTGCAGATTTGATCAGAAGCTGGCTAGCTGCTGACGACATCGAGGAGCCAGAGGAAGAAGAAACTGAAGCTGCTCTCTAGAACGGTTTTAAACTAAATAATGATTATGGCTGCTGTAGCAGAGAAGGAACTCAAAGACGAAAAAATCGACGCCGCTGAAGGCGAAACAGATGGGAATGCCGAAGCTTCTGCAATGACAGAAGAAGAGGTAAAGGAAGCGCTAAACAAGCTTACCGGCGCTGAAAAGTCGGCTATTTTCCTGATAGCAATCGGATCCAAATCAGCCAGTGCCATTTTGCGGTGCATGGATGATGACGAGGTGGAAACCATCTCAGTCCAGATAGCAAGCATGCGCAACATGCGCAGTGAAATAGTTGAAGCGGTAATTCTCGAATTCCGCGACCTCGGCTGGGCAGCCAACTTTATGGCCCAGGGCGGCGTTGCGTACGCCAGAACTGCCCTTGCAGAAGCACTAGGGCCACGCCGCGCAGAAGAAATCATGATGCGCGTTGAAGCGGCCATGGAAGTGTCGGCATTCCACCTGTTGCAAACAGTGGAAACGAGTCAATTGATCAGCTTCCTGCAGAATGAGCACCCGCAGACAGCAGCGCTCATCCTTGCACACCTCAACCCGAGAAAATCAGCTGAGGTTATTGCCAATCTGGACCAGGAAATCCAGAACGAAATAATCTACCGGTTGTGTACGATGGGCAAAACTTCGCC
The genomic region above belongs to Bacteroidota bacterium and contains:
- the fliF gene encoding flagellar basal-body MS-ring/collar protein FliF; this translates as MENFLENLKAFFSRLSMQQRLGIGLVVGVALICLVSIGYWAQQTEYSLLFGNLSESSASQVVETLAAENIDYQLKEGGTTIYVPSDKVYDLRLRFAGEGMVSDGSSGYEIFDQNTLGMTDFMQKLNLRRALEGELARTISNITQVDAARVHLVIPERSPFRETQTEASASVVLDLNSGSRLSLGHIEGMIALVSGAVEGLGPADVNILDTDGNMLSDPDAGDSDARLTSNQLRLQAEKEGHLAEKAQSLLDQMLGSGNSVIRVNLELDFSRSIKESNTIDPESQTVIAEERLQEEGDADNASSSVRNYEVSRSVQTVEKSVGDISYLSVSVILDYKEDPDAAAEAGTSYIPYPEEEVTKIENLVKESVGWRADRGDGFAISQLMFDTSTEDVMTAQFATQQRREQTEMFIRYGLMILALGLAGWLIKSAMQKAKETVAQPPAGSPRMIEGRLQVNESGELTSNAPQLIAGPNGTMIPAPQGQEGEDLILLDDFYTSKLSPEAKAKLKAKQKMLEEMKQSIMADPQEAADLIRSWLAADDIEEPEEEETEAAL
- a CDS encoding flagellar basal body protein; this encodes MIETERITLLGNALKAYNWRLKALTSNLANMDTPGYQRMSVKFEETLQEVRHAVPGLRHSTEIQPRMKVGETGPVLEDELMNLADTQMRTQFSTKTLHDHFQMLRTSITGRQ
- a CDS encoding sigma-54 dependent transcriptional regulator, whose product is MEQKAQILFVDDEHLLHGLFERLFARHGMKVTCCSDATQAIEALKKTAYNLVVTDFVMPDMDGLELLSYIRKEHPGIKVIMITAHSNVQHAVRSMKNGAIDYIPKPFSTTELVERVQKCLATKEEEMPLVAHPRSRKNKARGQTTVTYVGEHPRIKKLKQLLPRVSKNKAPVFIQGESGTGKEILAKLIHQMSDRANGPYITLNCANLPKELVESHLFGHRKGAFTGAIDDMTGAFEVANNGTLLLDEITEIDLVVQAKLLRVLQESEFQKIGSSDVKKVDVRVIATSNRNLNEAIQEGIFREDLFHRLSVFPLSVPALRDRLSDVPQLVKHFVNKYTTLYELPEKRIGADLAAKLADFPWPGNVRQLENVIHRGVILSADREIIEVEDVFNDFFNDAEPGGDGDVVSGKRIPQTIDDMERVMIMKALADTNNNQQRAAEKLGISARTIRNKLRRYRDTGLLN
- the fliE gene encoding flagellar hook-basal body complex protein FliE produces the protein MTITDIQQLQVTNLLQLDDRDALPQIQYPDAPGAEPFRNAFTFAIDQVDQAQSVASNQVESFIAGEQENLHEVMIKLNQAKTSFQLMVEVRNKMMEAYQELFRMQV
- the flgC gene encoding flagellar basal body rod protein FlgC, which gives rise to MLINKHTFSAYQTVARGLEAQRIAISTTTENIANASTTRTADGSPYALKRSLHEVPDARYKRFENILNQMQSDMDVSNNRHFEGTSLRRRLSGSEMGPLTTVESNQNFRTEYDPSHPHSDENGYVQYPDINVVEEMARLISANRIYEANLSAFQTAKEMTKKTLEI
- the fliG gene encoding flagellar motor switch protein FliG; this translates as MAAVAEKELKDEKIDAAEGETDGNAEASAMTEEEVKEALNKLTGAEKSAIFLIAIGSKSASAILRCMDDDEVETISVQIASMRNMRSEIVEAVILEFRDLGWAANFMAQGGVAYARTALAEALGPRRAEEIMMRVEAAMEVSAFHLLQTVETSQLISFLQNEHPQTAALILAHLNPRKSAEVIANLDQEIQNEIIYRLCTMGKTSPALLNDIEEVIRQQVGTLFGGELSAAGGIESVAMILNLTSKTAEKAILESLAKRDSEIAISVKNLMFVFDDLVAVSDRDLQRILVEVEQRDLALGLKGSSEELKAKLLGNISQRAAEAILEEIDLMGPVRVSDVEEAQRRILEIAQTLEEQEEITLARGGEDSMMV